One window from the genome of Pseudalkalibacillus hwajinpoensis encodes:
- a CDS encoding nucleoside 2-deoxyribosyltransferase: protein MNFYIASSFQNKQHVQTLAAELKRHGFKHTYDWTTNEKAATFDELASIGEAELESVKTADFLIVLLPGGKGTHIELGIALGRDTPVYLFNEEGFHNAKEASTFYHTSGVTRVEGSHEQLVKTILEKQHSY, encoded by the coding sequence GTGAACTTTTACATTGCATCGAGTTTTCAAAACAAACAACACGTGCAAACACTCGCCGCAGAATTAAAACGTCATGGCTTCAAGCATACATACGATTGGACGACAAATGAAAAAGCCGCTACGTTCGATGAACTTGCTTCAATCGGAGAAGCAGAATTAGAGTCAGTAAAAACAGCTGATTTCCTTATTGTCCTGCTTCCGGGAGGAAAGGGAACTCATATTGAACTTGGGATTGCGTTAGGTCGTGACACCCCAGTTTACCTGTTCAATGAAGAGGGATTCCATAACGCAAAAGAGGCGAGCACCTTCTACCATACTAGCGGGGTAACGAGAGTGGAAGGGAGTCATGAGCAGCTCGTTAAAACCATTTTAGAAAAGCAGCATAGCTATTAA
- the gvpU gene encoding gas vesicle accessory protein GvpU: MGFESSKDSILEFFTHASNKHDFAMDITLNVNGALITGTTISAKEYFDTLSESIGNGNDVAQKLSEKLADAGQTLEETNDAQTNFIHLKNTKVYLGDSKPTPSQGKIVWRGKLSEIDGFFLGKISGANK, encoded by the coding sequence ATGGGTTTTGAATCAAGCAAAGACAGTATTCTTGAATTTTTCACGCACGCTTCGAACAAACATGATTTTGCGATGGATATTACGTTAAATGTAAATGGAGCGCTGATTACCGGAACAACGATTTCCGCAAAGGAGTATTTTGATACTTTAAGCGAATCAATTGGAAACGGAAATGATGTAGCTCAGAAATTGAGTGAAAAACTTGCTGATGCTGGACAAACTTTAGAAGAAACAAATGATGCGCAGACCAATTTTATTCACTTAAAGAATACAAAGGTATATCTCGGCGATAGCAAGCCAACCCCTTCACAGGGCAAGATTGTTTGGAGAGGAAAATTAAGTGAAATCGATGGATTTTTTCTTGGTAAAATTTCAGGTGCGAATAAATGA
- the gvpT gene encoding YtxH domain-containing protein, giving the protein MTEQNTKVESQTQPQQETNQNKSGMNGPLTRTVTGSILGATVGYLATPENGKKLIAKIDQEKLKSKGKDFGRATKEKSKQAAGSIRTSTANLFKRDKQEDPENEESNETILASNEAAPTIEADEQVKADQQQESEDEAYNSLKEENDSLQNRLSQIEEKLDRLTRALGEDVEEDDHEEDKEDEGSKPISKKKNKKTSSELENKNDDSDEKEEDEEEDKTPDNKKMKNTQESDEDEDDEEDEDENEESEEPKSSSSSNKKKRSTSRKSNSSKKTSDKNDEQNRDEKEKVTTLSSNDDTSS; this is encoded by the coding sequence ATGACAGAACAAAATACGAAAGTTGAAAGCCAAACTCAGCCTCAGCAGGAAACGAATCAGAACAAATCTGGAATGAACGGCCCACTTACGAGAACAGTAACGGGAAGTATCCTTGGTGCTACTGTTGGCTACCTAGCTACACCGGAAAACGGGAAAAAGTTAATCGCCAAAATCGATCAGGAAAAGTTGAAGAGCAAAGGAAAAGATTTTGGACGAGCTACAAAAGAAAAATCAAAGCAAGCAGCAGGTTCGATTCGAACATCAACCGCTAACCTTTTTAAGCGTGATAAGCAAGAAGATCCTGAAAATGAAGAATCGAATGAAACAATTCTCGCTTCCAATGAAGCAGCACCAACGATCGAAGCCGATGAGCAAGTTAAAGCCGATCAACAGCAGGAATCGGAAGATGAGGCGTACAACTCTTTGAAAGAAGAAAATGATTCTCTCCAAAATCGCCTTAGTCAGATCGAAGAAAAATTAGACCGTTTGACGAGAGCACTTGGTGAAGATGTTGAGGAGGACGATCACGAAGAGGACAAAGAGGACGAAGGAAGTAAGCCTATCTCTAAAAAGAAGAATAAGAAAACTTCAAGTGAACTGGAGAATAAGAACGACGACAGTGACGAAAAAGAGGAAGACGAGGAGGAAGATAAAACTCCTGACAATAAGAAGATGAAAAACACTCAAGAAAGTGATGAAGATGAGGACGACGAAGAGGATGAGGATGAAAATGAGGAATCGGAAGAACCGAAGTCCTCGTCGTCATCAAATAAAAAGAAACGAAGCACTTCCCGAAAATCAAACAGTTCAAAAAAGACGAGTGATAAAAATGATGAGCAAAACCGTGATGAAAAAGAAAAAGTAACGACACTTTCAAGTAATGACGACACGTCTTCTTAA
- a CDS encoding gas vesicle protein, translated as MAIEHQMQSNTIVDVLEKVLDKGVVIAGDITVGIADVELLTIKIRLIVASVDKAKEIGMDWWENDPYLSSKAADNKTAALEQENKQLQERLEALENNLSQNRLSLNEK; from the coding sequence ATGGCTATTGAGCATCAGATGCAGTCAAATACGATTGTCGATGTGTTAGAAAAAGTGCTAGATAAAGGCGTCGTGATTGCCGGTGATATTACGGTCGGGATCGCTGATGTCGAACTTCTTACGATTAAGATTCGCTTAATCGTCGCTTCCGTTGATAAAGCAAAAGAAATAGGGATGGACTGGTGGGAAAATGACCCCTACCTTAGCTCGAAAGCCGCCGATAACAAAACAGCCGCACTTGAACAAGAAAACAAGCAATTACAAGAAAGATTGGAAGCACTTGAAAACAACTTAAGCCAAAATCGTCTTAGCCTAAATGAAAAATAA
- a CDS encoding gas vesicle protein K: MQHNPTSGRINVDPDNAEQGLAQLVLTVVELLRQIVERHAMRRVEGGTLTDEQVENLGVALMNLEEKMEELKDVFGLDAEDLNIDLGPLGNLL; the protein is encoded by the coding sequence ATGCAGCACAACCCGACGAGTGGTCGCATCAACGTTGACCCTGATAACGCCGAGCAAGGGCTCGCCCAGCTTGTGCTTACGGTCGTCGAACTTCTACGGCAGATTGTCGAGAGACATGCGATGAGACGTGTTGAAGGCGGCACGTTAACCGATGAGCAGGTTGAGAACCTCGGTGTCGCATTAATGAATTTAGAAGAAAAAATGGAAGAGTTAAAGGATGTATTTGGCCTTGATGCGGAAGATTTGAACATCGATCTAGGCCCACTTGGCAACTTGCTTTAA
- a CDS encoding gas vesicle protein, with amino-acid sequence MTVRETIENKDIALIDILDVILDKGVAIKGDLIISIAGVDLVYLDLRVLISSVETLVQHKQGTRKIINSEQFDRDREALDHAAQPDEWSHQR; translated from the coding sequence ATGACGGTACGAGAAACCATTGAAAATAAAGACATTGCCCTTATCGATATTTTAGACGTCATTCTTGATAAAGGGGTGGCGATTAAAGGAGACTTAATCATTTCCATTGCTGGGGTTGACCTCGTCTACCTCGACTTACGCGTACTAATCTCATCTGTAGAGACGCTTGTGCAACACAAGCAGGGTACACGAAAAATCATAAATTCAGAACAATTTGATCGAGATAGGGAGGCTTTGGATCATGCAGCACAACCCGACGAGTGGTCGCATCAACGTTGA
- a CDS encoding GvpL/GvpF family gas vesicle protein gives MGDLLYLYGLIPTSEATHPLPSVKGFDGEHEIFMLPNEDVTAIVCHLDHAAYSEETISDKINNDMEWLQEKAFHHHETVQQLAKQYTIVPLKFCTLYKNEESLRETVNKNKTKLKETFELLDGNEEWNLKIYCDDEQIKQQVSESNPVIKAKREEISVLPRGRQFFEKKKMDELINQELEDEKNRFCEDIHEKLKSVSLYGSIKKTWGKDVTGRKEKMAWNSVFLLPSPNVETFLNNVEQYEGDFEEAGWKFEVSGPWPPYHFSSFS, from the coding sequence ATGGGGGACCTCCTCTACTTATACGGTCTTATCCCAACAAGTGAAGCAACTCACCCCCTCCCTTCTGTAAAAGGGTTTGATGGTGAGCACGAGATCTTTATGCTTCCTAATGAAGACGTGACAGCAATCGTTTGTCACCTGGATCATGCAGCCTATTCAGAAGAAACGATTAGCGACAAAATCAACAATGATATGGAATGGCTACAAGAAAAAGCATTTCATCATCATGAAACGGTGCAACAGCTCGCGAAGCAATATACGATTGTCCCGTTAAAATTCTGTACGCTTTATAAAAATGAAGAAAGCTTACGAGAAACGGTTAATAAAAACAAAACGAAGCTGAAGGAAACGTTTGAACTACTTGATGGAAACGAAGAATGGAATCTTAAAATTTATTGTGATGACGAGCAGATCAAACAGCAAGTAAGTGAAAGCAATCCGGTCATTAAAGCGAAACGAGAAGAAATTAGTGTTTTACCTCGTGGCAGACAATTTTTCGAGAAAAAGAAAATGGACGAGCTGATCAATCAAGAACTCGAAGATGAGAAAAACCGTTTTTGTGAAGACATTCATGAAAAGCTTAAGAGCGTTTCTCTCTACGGAAGTATTAAGAAAACTTGGGGTAAGGATGTAACGGGCCGTAAGGAAAAAATGGCGTGGAATAGCGTTTTTCTCCTCCCTTCGCCTAACGTGGAGACGTTTTTAAACAACGTCGAGCAATACGAAGGAGATTTTGAAGAAGCCGGATGGAAATTTGAAGTATCTGGACCATGGCCCCCCTACCATTTTTCTAGCTTTTCTTAG
- a CDS encoding gas vesicle protein GvpG, producing the protein MIHKLVTAPFDLVIKVGEKIKEEADKELYDLPTIQKKLIQLQMMYELGELPEDAYTEKEEELLMRYEIAKQREMEQWEELTKKDGR; encoded by the coding sequence ATGATACACAAACTGGTTACCGCGCCTTTTGATCTTGTCATTAAAGTCGGTGAGAAAATTAAAGAAGAAGCAGATAAAGAATTATACGATCTTCCTACCATTCAAAAGAAGTTAATTCAGCTTCAAATGATGTACGAGCTTGGCGAACTGCCAGAAGATGCTTATACGGAAAAAGAAGAAGAATTGCTGATGCGCTATGAAATTGCGAAGCAGCGAGAAATGGAGCAATGGGAAGAATTAACGAAAAAAGATGGAAGGTGA
- a CDS encoding GvpL/GvpF family gas vesicle protein codes for MSEAETTGIYIFCAIQTNQDDDFGTIELENENRDIFTIRYKDAAMVAAEVPMKIYHPKKDNLLTHQNAVSQVMSQKDTVIPISFGNVFKSKDDVKVLLENLYPQFVNLFPNIKGKIEVGLKVIGKKEWLEAAVNDNPEVEKMAAAVKGKSEAAGYYERIQLGGMAQKFFVSLQKEIEQEIFVPLEETAESAKANDPLGEKMLLNASFLIDRDREQEFDQKVNEAHEKWKDKVDFNYTGPWPAYNFVNIHLKVEEA; via the coding sequence ATGAGTGAAGCAGAAACAACGGGAATCTATATTTTTTGTGCCATTCAAACGAACCAGGATGATGATTTTGGCACAATTGAACTTGAAAACGAAAATCGTGACATTTTTACGATTCGCTACAAAGATGCCGCGATGGTAGCGGCAGAAGTGCCGATGAAAATTTATCATCCAAAGAAAGATAATCTCTTAACGCATCAGAACGCCGTCTCTCAAGTGATGAGTCAGAAGGATACGGTTATTCCAATTAGCTTTGGGAACGTATTTAAATCGAAAGACGATGTAAAGGTTCTCCTTGAAAACCTCTATCCGCAATTCGTGAACCTTTTTCCGAATATTAAAGGCAAAATCGAAGTTGGATTAAAAGTGATTGGTAAAAAAGAATGGCTTGAAGCCGCTGTGAACGACAACCCTGAGGTAGAGAAAATGGCAGCAGCTGTCAAAGGGAAATCAGAAGCGGCTGGGTATTATGAGCGCATTCAGCTCGGGGGAATGGCACAAAAATTCTTCGTCTCCCTTCAAAAAGAAATTGAACAGGAGATCTTCGTTCCATTAGAAGAAACGGCAGAGTCGGCGAAAGCAAATGACCCACTTGGTGAAAAAATGCTTTTAAATGCTTCCTTTCTCATAGACCGCGATCGTGAGCAGGAATTTGATCAAAAGGTCAATGAAGCTCATGAGAAGTGGAAAGACAAAGTTGATTTTAATTATACCGGCCCATGGCCCGCCTATAATTTCGTCAACATTCACTTAAAGGTAGAAGAAGCGTAA
- the gvpN gene encoding gas vesicle protein GvpN has protein sequence MTVLTNHKKKDRRALIQDDETKELLSRSLQYLKSGYPVHYIGPSGAGKTSLALALAKKRNRPVMLIHGNHELNNKDLIGDFTGYTSKKVVDQYVRSVYKKDESVTETWRDGRLLEAVKNGYTLVYDEFTRSQPTTNNLFLSILEEGILPLYGSKLTEPFIRVHPAFSVIFTSNPAEYAGVYRTQDALLDRLITINVDYKDPEREALIVSEKANLVMSEARAVTSMISELRSHCSNHGPSLRASMMIATLAIESDIPIDGQNADFQRLCLDITAHTMSECLEEDQESVEKVIRDACENMKVVKE, from the coding sequence GTGACCGTTTTAACGAATCACAAGAAAAAGGATCGACGCGCGCTTATACAGGATGACGAAACAAAGGAACTGCTCTCACGTTCACTTCAGTACCTGAAATCCGGCTATCCTGTCCACTATATCGGCCCATCAGGTGCTGGAAAAACATCTCTTGCCCTAGCTTTAGCAAAAAAGCGAAATCGTCCGGTGATGCTTATCCATGGAAATCATGAGTTAAATAACAAAGATTTAATTGGTGATTTTACTGGTTATACAAGTAAAAAAGTCGTCGATCAATATGTTCGATCGGTTTATAAGAAAGATGAAAGCGTGACGGAAACATGGCGAGATGGGCGTTTGTTGGAAGCTGTGAAAAATGGCTATACGCTCGTCTACGACGAATTTACGCGTTCACAACCAACGACAAATAACCTTTTCCTATCGATCCTTGAAGAAGGCATTCTTCCATTATACGGTTCCAAGTTAACAGAACCTTTTATCCGCGTTCACCCTGCATTCTCGGTAATTTTCACCAGCAATCCTGCCGAATATGCCGGTGTTTATCGAACGCAGGATGCTTTATTAGACCGCCTAATTACGATCAATGTCGATTACAAAGATCCTGAACGCGAGGCGCTAATCGTATCTGAGAAAGCGAACCTGGTCATGAGTGAAGCACGCGCAGTCACTTCCATGATCTCAGAGTTACGGAGCCATTGTTCGAATCACGGACCAAGTTTGCGGGCTTCCATGATGATCGCCACCCTCGCGATTGAATCTGATATTCCCATAGATGGACAAAACGCTGATTTTCAACGTCTATGTCTTGATATAACAGCTCACACGATGAGCGAATGCTTAGAAGAAGACCAAGAATCCGTAGAAAAAGTGATACGAGATGCTTGTGAAAACATGAAAGTTGTTAAGGAATAA
- the gvpO gene encoding gas vesicle protein GvpO, protein MEIKEIMNQVADFFNQHVAPLHKITSVEMNDQEGWKVIAEVIEEKEYMKKYAKDEMLGTYEVLLNNEKEVVSFSRRDVRYRSAIGQEM, encoded by the coding sequence ATGGAAATCAAGGAAATTATGAATCAAGTAGCCGATTTTTTTAACCAGCATGTAGCTCCCCTCCATAAAATTACTTCCGTCGAAATGAACGACCAAGAAGGCTGGAAAGTGATTGCTGAAGTGATCGAAGAAAAAGAATATATGAAAAAGTACGCGAAAGATGAAATGCTCGGAACATATGAAGTGCTTTTAAATAATGAAAAAGAAGTGGTCTCTTTCTCGAGACGTGACGTCCGCTATCGAAGTGCGATCGGACAAGAAATGTAG
- the gvpJ gene encoding gas vesicle protein GvpJ, whose translation MAIQKSADSSSLAEVIDRILDKGIVIDAFARVSVVGIEILTIEARVVIASVDTWLRYAEAVGLLRDDVQEEGLANQQNERNAQFSI comes from the coding sequence ATGGCTATTCAAAAAAGTGCCGATAGTTCAAGTCTTGCTGAGGTAATCGACCGTATTCTTGATAAGGGGATTGTCATTGACGCTTTCGCTCGCGTCTCGGTTGTAGGAATTGAGATTCTTACGATTGAAGCTCGCGTCGTCATTGCCAGTGTCGATACGTGGCTCCGTTATGCGGAAGCCGTTGGTCTGCTTCGTGATGACGTTCAAGAAGAGGGTCTCGCGAATCAGCAGAATGAGCGTAACGCACAGTTTAGTATTTAA
- the gvpQ gene encoding gas vesicle protein GvpQ: protein MSHVGKKIVKKVAEHTPEPVKEKVMDKAKEKFADDMRDHVQDGVQSKVNEASEKLEKTKEENAENVHSKAEDAKEKVQDVLLSVREKLGNAKEAGEEFQEKMSDSDQKKTKVKGVGSLKGVSDIKSSLDIKSSTEIKSSENIKSSKDIKRITS, encoded by the coding sequence ATGAGTCATGTAGGTAAGAAAATCGTAAAAAAGGTTGCTGAGCATACGCCAGAGCCTGTGAAAGAAAAAGTGATGGACAAAGCGAAGGAAAAGTTCGCTGATGATATGCGGGATCACGTTCAGGATGGCGTTCAATCAAAGGTCAATGAAGCTTCTGAGAAATTGGAGAAAACCAAAGAGGAAAACGCGGAAAACGTTCATTCTAAAGCGGAAGACGCGAAAGAGAAAGTACAAGATGTGCTTTTATCTGTTCGCGAAAAGCTTGGAAATGCAAAAGAAGCCGGCGAAGAGTTCCAGGAAAAAATGTCTGATTCTGATCAGAAGAAGACAAAAGTGAAAGGCGTTGGAAGTCTTAAAGGCGTGAGTGATATCAAAAGTTCACTCGACATTAAAAGCTCCACCGAAATTAAAAGCTCTGAAAACATTAAATCGTCGAAAGACATTAAACGGATCACATCTTAA
- the gvpT gene encoding GvpT/GvpP family gas vesicle accessory protein, translating to MSENDVNHTSGKILSQPENGANTKQQETSERPSLNYAIIGGVVGAGVGLLSNPGTGKKVVESLGKSEAVRNAGKELRKSAQEFITEQAMITLRQTATGYMSKYEGRLLSSTKKGGGEQQQANDEVAASSSNEEIDEIREENKQLNERLDRIENMLSSLVDSK from the coding sequence ATGAGTGAAAACGATGTGAATCATACAAGTGGAAAAATTTTATCGCAGCCGGAAAACGGTGCGAACACGAAGCAACAAGAAACGAGTGAACGCCCATCATTGAACTACGCCATCATTGGTGGCGTTGTTGGCGCCGGGGTTGGTTTACTTTCAAATCCTGGAACAGGCAAAAAAGTCGTTGAAAGCCTCGGCAAATCGGAAGCGGTAAGAAATGCCGGTAAGGAACTAAGAAAATCGGCACAAGAATTCATAACAGAACAAGCGATGATTACATTGAGGCAAACGGCGACTGGCTACATGAGTAAATATGAAGGACGTCTCCTCTCATCAACGAAGAAGGGCGGCGGAGAACAGCAACAAGCCAACGATGAAGTAGCCGCTTCATCTTCCAATGAAGAAATCGATGAAATTAGAGAAGAAAATAAACAGTTAAACGAGCGGTTAGACCGAATCGAAAACATGCTTTCGAGCTTAGTAGATTCAAAATAA
- the gvpA gene encoding gas vesicle structural protein GvpA, whose amino-acid sequence MSIQKSADSSSLAEVIDRILDKGIVIDAFARVSLVGIEILTIEARVVIASVDTWLRYAEAVGLLRDDVQEEGLSNRDQDRAPQFSV is encoded by the coding sequence ATGAGTATTCAAAAAAGCGCTGACAGCTCGAGTCTGGCGGAAGTGATTGATCGTATTCTCGACAAAGGTATTGTGATTGATGCATTTGCGAGAGTCTCTCTTGTTGGGATTGAAATTCTAACCATTGAAGCTCGCGTCGTCATCGCAAGTGTCGATACATGGCTTCGTTATGCAGAAGCCGTCGGATTACTTCGAGATGACGTCCAGGAGGAAGGTCTTTCCAATCGGGATCAAGATCGCGCACCACAGTTTAGTGTTTAA
- a CDS encoding sulfotransferase domain-containing protein gives MTDTKLPRFLLNSIPKSGTHLLKQLLLGVPGMQNDPFIGMYGHFHYQTEEKLATARAFPNHSFLNGHFHYSKEWETFFEDLKLKQIFVLRDPRDVLISYAHFIPKVPAHHLYETFMQEGFTHNDRIQFLIEGGVPITPFVAVQPHFAEWYQSFSEWMGRPNVHSVRFEDLMSSEEKRRKATGEIIDFLWGDIAHSYNREELITKMTANIKPQESVTFRKGKIGSWREELNGELEALFMKHAGQLLDELGYGR, from the coding sequence TTGACTGACACAAAGCTACCACGCTTTTTATTAAATTCGATTCCGAAAAGCGGGACGCATCTTTTAAAACAACTACTGCTCGGTGTACCAGGTATGCAAAATGATCCGTTCATTGGTATGTACGGACATTTTCATTACCAAACGGAAGAAAAATTGGCCACTGCAAGAGCATTTCCTAACCACAGCTTCTTAAATGGACATTTCCATTATTCCAAAGAGTGGGAGACATTTTTTGAAGATTTAAAGTTAAAACAAATTTTTGTACTGAGAGATCCACGTGACGTGCTCATTTCATACGCACATTTTATTCCAAAGGTGCCAGCTCACCATCTCTATGAAACGTTTATGCAGGAAGGATTTACGCACAACGATCGGATTCAATTTCTAATCGAAGGGGGCGTTCCGATCACGCCTTTTGTTGCTGTGCAACCTCATTTTGCTGAGTGGTACCAAAGTTTTAGTGAGTGGATGGGGCGTCCAAACGTTCACTCTGTTCGATTTGAAGACCTGATGTCTTCAGAAGAGAAAAGAAGAAAAGCCACTGGTGAAATCATTGATTTTCTTTGGGGTGACATAGCGCATAGCTACAATCGTGAAGAACTGATCACAAAAATGACGGCAAACATCAAACCACAAGAATCCGTTACGTTCCGAAAAGGAAAAATCGGCAGCTGGCGTGAAGAATTAAACGGTGAGCTTGAAGCGCTATTTATGAAACATGCAGGGCAGTTGTTAGATGAATTGGGGTATGGGAGATAA
- the cysC gene encoding adenylyl-sulfate kinase: MKEKHVTWHEGKVTKQDREKMNMHKGAVLWFTGLSGSGKSTISVELENALHASGVHTYRLDGDNVRHGLNADLSFSDADRIENMRRIGEVSRLFVDAGLMTLAAFISPFQQERDKIRGLFSDKEFIEIYVKASVETCENRDPKGLYAKVRKGEIRQFTGIDAPYEAPVSPELTIDTEKETIEEAVQTIKSFLVKNGYLNV; this comes from the coding sequence ATGAAAGAAAAACATGTCACCTGGCATGAAGGAAAAGTGACGAAACAGGACCGTGAAAAAATGAATATGCACAAAGGAGCTGTCCTCTGGTTCACAGGACTTTCCGGGTCAGGAAAATCAACGATTTCGGTTGAGCTTGAGAATGCCTTACATGCATCAGGAGTGCATACTTACAGGCTAGATGGTGATAACGTTCGACACGGGTTGAACGCAGACCTTAGCTTTTCAGATGCAGATCGGATTGAAAATATGCGAAGAATCGGTGAAGTCTCTCGTCTTTTTGTTGATGCTGGCCTTATGACGCTTGCTGCGTTCATCTCCCCTTTTCAGCAAGAGCGAGATAAGATTCGAGGACTTTTCAGCGACAAAGAATTTATTGAAATCTATGTGAAAGCCAGTGTGGAAACGTGTGAGAACCGTGACCCTAAAGGCCTTTACGCCAAAGTGCGAAAAGGTGAGATCCGTCAGTTCACAGGAATTGATGCGCCTTATGAAGCTCCGGTTTCGCCAGAGCTTACAATCGATACGGAAAAGGAAACGATTGAAGAAGCTGTTCAAACGATCAAATCATTTTTGGTAAAAAACGGGTACTTAAATGTGTAA
- a CDS encoding SLC13 family permease, whose protein sequence is MAFYFVLITMIIMLYCLFFEKGRPEVILASVLVLFLFTGIITPEEATAGFSNEGMLTIALLFIVAGSIQRSGIVDRLFQRLLKSSHSPKKRLTTLLFPISFISAFVNNTPIVIASTPMVKKWCDENGVSPSKFLIPLSYATILGGTITLIGTSTNLVVHGLLLENGYAGFSFFQLSAIGIPITLFGLAYLIFFSNNLLPDRRSAFFTEPELLKKYTGEVLVTEQFPYINCTVKEAQLRSLKGLFLVSIMRHERAIAPVSGETVLKEGDRLVFSGDISTIAEIQRMKGLQLQGSSGSYFPENHQLIEGIVTPHSSHLFKKIKDTNFRHQHQAAVIAVHRQNQRLKSKIGDIVLKPGDVLLMIAGEQFHKQKDFYDITPIDHKLVTQRQIRLGWLSIGWLGVMIILVTMGVLSMLTAMAVTTLLLFLTKVVTPGEARDLIQWHVLLMIACSFGIGTALLNSGVAASMAGLLIQLTAPLGLLATLLSIYVLTNIFTEMMTNSAAAVFMFPIAIEVAHTLEIDLLPIAMIVAIAASASFMTPIGYQTNLIVYGAGGYRFHDFLKIGFPLTLIVMMTTLLIVRFIVMI, encoded by the coding sequence ATGGCATTCTATTTCGTATTGATCACGATGATCATCATGCTTTACTGTCTTTTCTTTGAAAAAGGACGACCTGAGGTCATTCTAGCCTCGGTTCTCGTCTTATTTCTATTCACTGGCATTATTACGCCTGAGGAAGCAACGGCCGGATTCTCGAATGAAGGGATGCTTACGATTGCCCTTCTTTTCATCGTAGCTGGAAGCATTCAGCGGAGTGGCATTGTGGATCGCCTCTTTCAACGTCTCCTAAAAAGCTCGCATTCACCAAAGAAACGCCTGACTACATTGCTATTTCCGATATCGTTCATTTCAGCATTTGTGAACAATACGCCGATCGTGATCGCTTCTACCCCAATGGTGAAAAAATGGTGTGATGAAAACGGGGTGTCTCCTTCGAAGTTTCTTATTCCGCTTTCCTACGCTACGATTCTTGGCGGCACCATTACGTTAATTGGTACTTCGACAAATCTTGTCGTTCATGGACTGCTACTCGAAAACGGCTATGCTGGTTTTTCTTTTTTTCAGCTTAGTGCGATTGGAATTCCGATCACGCTATTCGGTCTCGCGTATTTGATCTTCTTTAGTAACAACCTGCTTCCAGATCGACGTTCTGCATTCTTCACTGAACCTGAATTGCTCAAAAAATACACCGGTGAAGTGCTTGTTACAGAACAATTCCCCTATATTAATTGCACTGTAAAAGAAGCGCAGCTAAGGAGCTTGAAAGGGTTATTTCTCGTCAGTATTATGCGTCACGAACGAGCGATCGCGCCTGTATCAGGCGAGACGGTTCTGAAGGAAGGGGACCGCCTTGTTTTTAGTGGTGACATCTCAACCATCGCTGAGATACAGCGGATGAAGGGACTACAGCTACAGGGAAGCTCCGGATCTTATTTTCCAGAGAATCACCAGCTCATTGAAGGGATTGTCACACCTCATTCGTCACACCTTTTCAAAAAGATAAAGGACACCAATTTTAGACACCAGCATCAAGCAGCCGTAATCGCTGTTCATCGCCAAAATCAGCGCCTGAAATCGAAAATTGGTGATATTGTCTTAAAACCAGGTGACGTTCTCTTAATGATCGCGGGAGAGCAGTTTCATAAGCAAAAGGATTTCTACGACATTACCCCAATCGATCATAAGCTCGTTACGCAGCGTCAAATCAGATTAGGCTGGCTTTCGATTGGGTGGCTTGGTGTCATGATTATTCTCGTTACGATGGGCGTTCTCTCCATGCTCACTGCTATGGCTGTGACGACGCTGCTTCTCTTTTTAACAAAGGTTGTGACGCCAGGCGAAGCGCGTGATTTGATTCAATGGCATGTTCTCCTTATGATCGCTTGTTCGTTTGGTATTGGTACAGCGCTTCTGAATTCAGGTGTAGCCGCTTCGATGGCAGGTCTCCTTATCCAATTAACGGCGCCGCTCGGGCTTCTTGCAACGTTGCTTAGCATTTATGTGTTAACGAACATCTTCACTGAAATGATGACAAATAGCGCTGCCGCTGTCTTTATGTTTCCCATTGCCATCGAGGTTGCCCATACGCTTGAGATTGACCTCCTCCCCATTGCGATGATTGTCGCAATTGCAGCCTCCGCAAGTTTTATGACCCCGATTGGCTATCAAACGAATTTGATCGTCTATGGCGCCGGAGGCTATCGCTTTCACGACTTTTTGAAAATTGGTTTCCCGTTAACGCTGATCGTCATGATGACGACGCTATTGATCGTTCGGTTTATTGTGATGATTTAA